One Kineococcus aurantiacus genomic window carries:
- a CDS encoding alpha/beta fold hydrolase — protein MSTPTVVLVHGAFADAASFAAVVPELLDDGLSVLVPAVPNRSLVGDAAYIASVVRQVEGPVLLVGHSYGGAVITVAGTEENVVGLVYLAGYALEEGESLGELQGGFPDSDLATALVYRPYPVEGGPDGTDVYVDAGKFPAVFADGVDPAVVRVLAVSQRPLAAAAFAEGAPAAAWKTKPSWGLVAAADHTINPDVERFGYRRAGATVTEVDSPHLVMLAHPGAVTSLIREAVRATSA, from the coding sequence GTGAGCACCCCCACCGTCGTCCTCGTCCACGGCGCCTTCGCCGACGCCGCCAGTTTCGCCGCCGTCGTCCCCGAACTGCTCGACGACGGCCTGTCCGTGCTCGTCCCCGCCGTGCCCAACCGCAGCCTGGTCGGCGACGCCGCGTACATCGCCTCCGTGGTCCGCCAGGTCGAGGGGCCGGTGCTGCTGGTCGGCCACTCCTACGGCGGTGCGGTCATCACCGTCGCCGGCACCGAGGAGAACGTCGTCGGCCTGGTCTACCTGGCCGGGTACGCGCTGGAGGAAGGCGAGAGCCTCGGCGAGCTGCAGGGCGGTTTCCCCGACTCCGACCTGGCGACCGCGCTGGTGTACCGGCCCTACCCCGTCGAGGGCGGCCCGGACGGCACCGACGTCTACGTCGACGCCGGGAAGTTCCCCGCCGTCTTCGCCGACGGCGTCGACCCGGCCGTGGTCCGGGTGCTCGCGGTCTCCCAGCGACCGCTGGCCGCCGCCGCCTTCGCCGAGGGAGCGCCGGCCGCGGCCTGGAAGACGAAACCCTCCTGGGGCCTGGTCGCCGCCGCCGACCACACCATCAACCCCGACGTCGAGCGCTTCGGCTACCGCCGCGCCGGCGCGACCGTCACCGAGGTCGACTCCCCGCACCTGGTGATGCTCGCCCACCCCGGGGCCGTCACCTCGCTGATCCGCGAGGCGGTCCGGGCCACCAGCGCCTGA
- a CDS encoding helix-turn-helix domain-containing protein, which produces MTVLFDTATLPAAQRAEALQASFREESAQRVTFVGTGPVHHRIDLVELGPQVRLRRTVGSPLHVVRDEGHVRREPSEHVSFGLQRAGTSLLSAGGRTGPTCAGVLHCVDTSSPYELRQRGTNERDDLILADEQLGVPVDVVRAAVPALSRSPVHALVRDHLTALFDATAPLPAGPRLLAGQATVALLRVLLLTAAGHGEARGALADSLEHRVRAHVEAHLGDPDLSVEGIATAHHVSLRHLYDVWARGGHERTLGRWILDRRLERAREQLVAQGDAPEGIAAVGRRCGFADASHFSRRFRAAYGLTPREWRALHAVPAPGQEVRGREGGDPPERGRTARP; this is translated from the coding sequence GTGACGGTGCTGTTCGACACCGCGACCCTGCCGGCCGCCCAGCGGGCCGAGGCGCTGCAGGCCTCCTTCCGCGAGGAGAGCGCCCAGCGGGTCACCTTCGTGGGCACCGGCCCGGTCCACCACCGGATCGACCTGGTCGAGCTCGGGCCGCAGGTGCGCCTGCGCCGCACCGTGGGCAGTCCGCTGCACGTCGTGCGCGACGAAGGCCACGTGCGGCGGGAACCCTCCGAGCACGTCAGCTTCGGCCTGCAGCGGGCCGGCACCTCGCTGCTGTCGGCCGGCGGCCGCACCGGCCCGACGTGCGCCGGTGTCCTGCACTGCGTGGACACCAGCAGCCCCTACGAGCTGCGTCAGCGCGGCACCAACGAGCGCGACGACCTCATCCTCGCCGACGAGCAGCTGGGCGTGCCCGTCGACGTCGTGCGCGCCGCCGTCCCGGCGCTGTCCCGCAGCCCCGTGCACGCCCTGGTCCGCGACCACCTGACCGCCTTGTTCGACGCGACAGCGCCGCTGCCCGCCGGCCCCCGCCTCCTGGCCGGTCAGGCGACGGTGGCGCTGCTGCGGGTTCTGCTGCTGACCGCGGCCGGGCACGGCGAGGCCCGGGGCGCGCTGGCCGACTCCCTCGAGCACCGCGTCCGCGCCCACGTCGAGGCGCACCTGGGGGACCCGGACCTGTCGGTGGAGGGGATCGCCACCGCCCACCACGTCTCGCTGCGCCACCTCTACGACGTGTGGGCGCGCGGCGGTCACGAGCGCACCCTCGGCCGGTGGATCCTCGACCGGCGGCTGGAACGGGCCCGTGAGCAGCTCGTCGCGCAGGGCGACGCACCGGAGGGGATCGCCGCGGTGGGCCGCCGCTGCGGTTTCGCCGACGCCAGCCACTTCAGCCGCCGCTTCCGGGCCGCGTACGGCCTCACCCCCCGGGAGTGGCGGGCCCTGCACGCGGTTCCGGCGCCAGGTCAGGAGGTGCGTGGGCGGGAGGGAGGGGACCCGCCGGAGCGAGGCAGGACAGCCCGGCCGTGA
- a CDS encoding oxaloacetate-decarboxylating malate dehydrogenase yields MDRAQRTLSDALHTRGTAYTTDERRQLGLVGRLPAAVETLEQQAARAYAQLRRQPDDLARYVYLDALHDRNETLYYRLLTDHLTELLPVVYDPTIGEAIEQWSHDYRRSRAVYLSVDHPEDVRAAFESLELGPDDVDLVVVSDAQEILGIGDWGVNGTDISIGKLAVYTAAAGIHPGRVVAVNLDVGTDNETLLADPQYLGNRHARVTGEAYDRLVDAFLTTAAELFPAALLHFEDFGPSNARRILVDNAAKHRIFNDDMQGTGAIVVAAVVAALQVTGEGFDDQRLVVFGAGTAGTGMADQISAAMRRAGLDDDAARGRVWLIDKHGLVTDDQTGLPDYQQAYARPASEVAGWTRDATGAIDLLTVVRQVRPTILIGTSTVHGAFTEDVVRALAAGVERPILLPLSNPTGRIEVMPADAIAWSDGRALVAVGIPAEPVEHGGTTYTIGQANNALLYPGLGLGTIVSGAGHVTDGMLLAAATAVAGQVDVSAPGAALLPPVADLRASSATVAVAVARAAAADGVATIEHEDLVQAVHDAMWEPAYRGPASAGEAR; encoded by the coding sequence GTGGACCGAGCCCAGAGAACCCTCAGCGACGCGCTGCACACCCGGGGCACCGCCTACACCACCGACGAGCGCCGGCAGCTCGGCCTGGTGGGCCGGCTGCCGGCGGCGGTGGAGACCCTGGAGCAGCAGGCCGCGCGGGCCTACGCCCAGCTGCGCCGCCAGCCCGACGACCTGGCCCGGTACGTCTACCTCGACGCCCTGCACGACCGGAACGAGACGCTGTACTACCGGCTGCTCACCGACCACCTGACCGAACTGCTGCCGGTCGTCTACGACCCCACCATCGGGGAGGCCATCGAGCAGTGGAGCCACGACTACCGCCGCTCGCGGGCGGTGTACCTGTCGGTGGACCACCCCGAGGACGTGCGTGCGGCGTTCGAGAGCCTGGAACTGGGCCCCGACGACGTCGACCTCGTCGTGGTCTCCGACGCGCAGGAGATCCTGGGCATCGGCGACTGGGGCGTCAACGGCACCGACATCTCCATCGGCAAGCTCGCCGTCTACACGGCCGCAGCCGGCATCCACCCCGGCCGGGTCGTCGCCGTGAACCTCGACGTCGGCACCGACAACGAGACCCTGCTGGCCGATCCGCAGTACCTCGGCAACCGGCACGCCCGGGTGACCGGGGAAGCGTACGACCGCCTCGTGGATGCCTTCCTGACCACCGCGGCCGAGCTGTTCCCGGCCGCGCTGCTGCACTTCGAGGACTTCGGCCCGTCCAACGCGCGGCGGATCCTCGTGGACAACGCCGCCAAGCACCGGATCTTCAACGACGACATGCAGGGCACGGGGGCCATCGTCGTGGCCGCGGTCGTGGCCGCCCTGCAGGTCACCGGGGAGGGTTTCGACGACCAGCGACTGGTCGTGTTCGGCGCCGGCACCGCCGGCACCGGCATGGCCGACCAGATCTCCGCGGCGATGCGCCGCGCCGGGCTCGACGACGACGCCGCCCGCGGACGCGTGTGGCTGATCGACAAGCACGGTCTGGTGACCGACGACCAGACCGGTCTGCCCGACTACCAGCAGGCGTACGCCCGCCCCGCCTCCGAGGTCGCCGGCTGGACCCGCGACGCGACCGGGGCGATCGACCTGCTCACCGTCGTCCGGCAGGTGCGGCCGACCATCCTCATCGGCACCTCCACCGTGCACGGCGCCTTCACCGAGGACGTCGTCCGGGCGCTGGCCGCCGGCGTCGAACGGCCGATCCTGCTGCCGCTGTCGAACCCGACCGGACGCATCGAGGTCATGCCGGCGGACGCGATCGCCTGGTCCGACGGCCGGGCGCTGGTCGCGGTCGGCATCCCGGCCGAACCCGTCGAGCACGGTGGCACCACCTACACGATCGGGCAGGCCAACAACGCGCTGCTCTACCCGGGCCTGGGCCTGGGCACGATCGTCTCCGGAGCCGGTCACGTCACCGACGGGATGCTGCTGGCGGCGGCCACGGCGGTCGCCGGTCAGGTCGACGTCAGCGCCCCCGGCGCCGCGCTGCTGCCGCCCGTCGCCGACCTGCGGGCTTCCTCGGCCACCGTCGCCGTCGCCGTCGCTCGCGCGGCGGCCGCCGACGGGGTGGCCACGATCGAGCACGAGGACCTGGTCCAGGCGGTGCACGACGCCATGTGGGAACCCGCCTACCGCGGCCCGGCGAGCGCGGGTGAGGCGCGGTGA
- a CDS encoding thiamine pyrophosphate-dependent enzyme — protein MNRTVADSLLEVLVSAGVQRVYGLVGDSLNAFSDAVRRSGGSARGGIDWVHVHNEEAAAFAASAEAQLTGRLAVCAGSCGPGNTHLVQGVMDAHRSGAPVLALASHIPSRQIGTGYFQETKPEALFAQASHFCETVSHPDQLARVARGAVQAAVGKQGAAVLVLPGDVLADRHDGPVPASAVVTGRPLNAPTAAEVQELAGRLAAADKVAVFAGIGCTGARAELLELAGRLQAPVGHTLRGKDVVGYDNPYDVGMTGLLGYGACYSALHEADLVLLLGTDFPYDDFLPTRNNVQVDIDPARLGRRAPLAQGIAADVGLTLRALLPLLPARRDRSFLDDTLHRHERVLRHSVDTYSTHVARTAPIHPEHLAAVVDEVAAEDAVFTVDTGMCCTWAARYVTPNGRRRLLGSWVHGSMANALPMAVGAQTAAPGRQVVSLSGDGGLGMLLGELLTVKTHALPVKVVVFNNSSLGMVRLEMLVAGDPPFETDHDPVDFAALAAAAGFLTRRVTEPGDLRAAAEEVFAHDGPALLDVVTTPDALEVPTHVTAEEARGFALSLGKVVLGGGVGELLQMARLNVRNIPRP, from the coding sequence GTGAACCGAACCGTCGCCGACAGCCTGCTCGAGGTGCTGGTCTCCGCCGGGGTCCAGCGCGTGTACGGGCTGGTGGGAGACAGCCTCAACGCCTTCAGCGACGCCGTCCGCCGCAGCGGCGGGTCGGCGCGCGGCGGCATCGACTGGGTGCACGTCCACAACGAGGAGGCCGCGGCGTTCGCGGCTTCGGCCGAGGCGCAGCTCACCGGCCGGCTCGCGGTCTGCGCGGGCAGTTGCGGCCCGGGGAACACCCACCTGGTGCAGGGGGTCATGGACGCCCACCGCTCCGGCGCGCCGGTCCTGGCGCTGGCCTCCCACATCCCCAGCCGGCAGATCGGCACCGGGTACTTCCAGGAGACCAAACCCGAGGCGCTGTTCGCCCAGGCCAGCCACTTCTGCGAAACCGTCTCCCACCCCGACCAGCTGGCCCGGGTGGCCCGCGGTGCGGTGCAGGCCGCGGTCGGCAAGCAGGGCGCGGCGGTGCTGGTGCTGCCCGGGGACGTGCTGGCCGACCGGCACGACGGGCCGGTGCCCGCCAGCGCCGTCGTCACCGGCCGACCGCTGAACGCCCCGACCGCGGCGGAGGTGCAGGAACTCGCCGGTCGCCTCGCCGCAGCCGACAAGGTCGCCGTCTTCGCCGGGATCGGCTGCACCGGCGCCCGCGCCGAACTGCTGGAACTCGCCGGCCGGTTGCAGGCCCCCGTCGGTCACACCCTGCGCGGCAAGGACGTCGTCGGCTACGACAACCCCTACGACGTGGGCATGACCGGGCTGCTCGGCTACGGGGCCTGCTACTCGGCCCTGCACGAGGCCGACCTCGTGCTGCTGCTGGGAACGGACTTCCCCTACGACGACTTCCTGCCGACCCGCAACAACGTGCAGGTCGACATCGACCCCGCCCGGCTGGGCCGGCGCGCGCCGCTGGCCCAGGGGATCGCCGCCGACGTCGGTCTCACCCTGCGCGCCCTCCTGCCCCTGCTGCCGGCCCGCAGGGACCGGTCCTTCCTCGACGACACCCTGCACCGGCACGAGCGGGTGCTGCGGCACAGCGTCGACACGTACAGCACCCACGTCGCGCGGACCGCGCCGATCCACCCCGAGCACCTCGCCGCGGTGGTCGACGAGGTGGCCGCCGAGGACGCGGTGTTCACCGTCGACACCGGCATGTGCTGCACCTGGGCGGCCCGCTACGTCACGCCCAACGGGCGCCGCCGGCTCCTGGGGTCGTGGGTGCACGGCTCGATGGCCAACGCCCTGCCGATGGCCGTCGGCGCCCAGACGGCCGCGCCCGGACGGCAGGTGGTCTCGCTGTCGGGCGACGGTGGCCTCGGCATGCTGCTGGGCGAGCTGCTCACCGTGAAGACGCACGCCCTGCCGGTCAAGGTCGTGGTGTTCAACAACTCCAGCCTGGGCATGGTGCGGCTGGAGATGCTGGTCGCCGGCGATCCGCCGTTCGAGACCGACCACGACCCGGTCGACTTCGCCGCCCTCGCCGCCGCCGCCGGGTTCCTCACCCGGCGGGTCACCGAACCGGGGGACCTCCGCGCCGCGGCCGAGGAGGTCTTCGCGCACGACGGGCCCGCGCTGCTGGACGTCGTGACCACTCCCGACGCCCTGGAGGTGCCGACGCACGTGACCGCCGAGGAGGCCCGCGGGTTCGCGCTCTCCCTGGGCAAGGTGGTGCTCGGCGGTGGGGTCGGGGAACTCCTGCAGATGGCCCGGCTCAACGTCCGCAACATCCCCCGCCCGTGA
- a CDS encoding helix-turn-helix domain-containing protein — MTVLLDTDLLPAADRVDAVHAAYDGQHPRRTVVLGPQPVRHRVERLALGSEVQLLRTGGNALDVVRTPRQVRADAPEHVAIGWHRRGQALVSTARGDSDVPVGELNCVDMTAPYRLSHRTTHDHDVLILSNRQAGVSVDVVRAAAPVLSRSPVYDLVRRHLAGLHRAVRGLPPEHRPLTGQATAALVRALLTTAAESGTAGEAMDAALEARITAYLDAHLGERDLSVERVAAAHAVSVRHLYDVWARAGHTLTPARWITERRLQRARRLLAAEPTGSVAAVARRCGFADPSHFSRRFRQAFGVCPTEWRVAAGHEGVAR; from the coding sequence GTGACCGTGCTGCTCGACACCGACCTGCTGCCCGCGGCCGACCGCGTCGACGCCGTCCACGCCGCCTACGACGGCCAGCACCCGCGACGCACCGTCGTGCTCGGCCCGCAGCCGGTGCGCCACCGCGTGGAACGCCTCGCCCTGGGGTCGGAGGTCCAGCTGCTGCGCACCGGGGGCAACGCCCTCGACGTCGTGCGGACGCCGCGCCAGGTGCGGGCCGACGCGCCGGAGCACGTGGCCATCGGCTGGCACCGCCGCGGGCAGGCGCTGGTCTCGACGGCCCGCGGCGACAGCGACGTCCCCGTGGGTGAGCTGAACTGCGTCGACATGACCGCCCCCTACCGGCTGAGCCACCGCACCACCCACGACCACGACGTGCTCATCCTCAGCAACCGCCAGGCCGGGGTCTCGGTGGACGTGGTGCGGGCCGCCGCGCCCGTCCTGTCCCGCAGTCCCGTCTACGACCTGGTGCGCCGGCACCTGGCCGGGCTGCACCGCGCGGTCCGCGGGCTGCCGCCCGAGCACCGGCCGCTGACCGGGCAGGCCACCGCCGCCCTGGTGCGCGCCCTGCTGACCACCGCCGCCGAGTCCGGGACCGCCGGGGAGGCGATGGACGCCGCGCTCGAAGCGCGCATCACCGCCTACCTGGACGCCCACCTCGGCGAGCGCGACCTCAGCGTCGAACGCGTCGCCGCCGCGCACGCCGTCTCGGTGCGGCACCTCTACGACGTCTGGGCCCGGGCCGGGCACACGCTGACGCCGGCGCGGTGGATCACCGAGCGGCGGTTGCAGCGGGCCCGTCGGCTGCTCGCGGCCGAACCCACCGGCAGCGTCGCCGCCGTCGCCCGCCGGTGCGGTTTCGCCGACCCCAGCCACTTCAGCCGCCGCTTCCGGCAGGCCTTCGGGGTCTGCCCGACCGAGTGGCGGGTGGCGGCCGGGCACGAGGGGGTGGCGCGGTGA
- the fumC gene encoding class II fumarate hydratase produces MSADATVPAVRDVPIGLDAAGTRTETDSMGGIDVPADRYWGAQTQRSLVHFSIGEDLMPKAVYHAYGHVKKAAAVVNGRAGRLPAWKSELIQRVADEVIAGELDGSFPLHVWQTGSGTQSNMNTNEVISNRAIQLLGGQLGSKDPVHPNDDVNMGQSSNDTFPTAMHIAVVAAFTEQLAPAVRALRDTLDAKARAWRDVVKIGRTHLEDAVPLTVGQEWSGWTAQLDQALGRLEATLPGLHELAVGGTAVGTGLNAPPGFGEEVAAAIAEQTGHPFVTAPNKFAAQGGLDAVVAASAGLRALAVPLMKIANDVRWLASGPRCGIGELVLPANEPGSSIMPGKVNPTQCEAMVMVCLQVLGADACVAFAGTQGNFELNAMRPVIVSNVLHSARILGDACTTLREFCLEGVELDRARIEEHVGRSLMLVTALSPVIGYDKASAIAHRAADEGTTLREAALASGHVGAAEFDRVVDPRRMVGTP; encoded by the coding sequence GTGAGCGCCGACGCCACCGTCCCCGCCGTCCGGGACGTCCCGATCGGCCTCGACGCCGCCGGCACCCGCACCGAGACCGACTCGATGGGTGGCATCGACGTACCGGCCGACCGGTACTGGGGTGCGCAGACCCAGCGCTCGCTGGTGCACTTCTCCATCGGGGAGGACCTCATGCCCAAGGCGGTCTACCACGCCTACGGTCACGTCAAGAAGGCCGCGGCGGTCGTCAACGGCCGCGCCGGGCGGTTGCCGGCCTGGAAGTCCGAGCTCATCCAGCGGGTGGCCGACGAGGTGATCGCCGGGGAACTCGACGGGAGCTTCCCGCTGCACGTCTGGCAGACCGGGTCGGGCACGCAGTCGAACATGAACACCAACGAGGTCATCAGCAACCGCGCCATCCAGCTCCTCGGCGGGCAGCTGGGCAGCAAGGACCCCGTGCACCCGAACGACGACGTGAACATGGGCCAGTCGAGCAACGACACCTTCCCGACCGCCATGCACATCGCCGTCGTCGCCGCCTTCACCGAGCAGCTGGCCCCGGCGGTCCGCGCCCTGCGCGACACCCTCGACGCCAAGGCGCGCGCCTGGCGCGACGTGGTCAAGATCGGCCGGACGCACCTGGAGGACGCCGTCCCGCTGACCGTCGGGCAGGAGTGGTCGGGCTGGACGGCGCAGCTGGACCAGGCGCTGGGGCGGCTGGAGGCCACCCTGCCCGGACTGCACGAACTGGCCGTGGGCGGCACCGCCGTGGGCACCGGCCTCAACGCGCCGCCCGGTTTCGGCGAGGAGGTCGCCGCGGCCATCGCCGAGCAGACCGGGCACCCGTTCGTCACCGCGCCGAACAAGTTCGCCGCGCAGGGCGGTCTGGACGCCGTGGTCGCGGCCAGCGCAGGGTTGCGGGCGCTCGCCGTGCCGCTGATGAAGATCGCCAACGACGTCCGCTGGCTGGCCTCCGGCCCGCGCTGCGGCATCGGCGAACTGGTGCTGCCGGCCAACGAGCCCGGGTCCTCCATCATGCCCGGGAAGGTGAACCCGACCCAGTGCGAGGCGATGGTCATGGTGTGCCTGCAGGTGCTCGGGGCCGACGCCTGCGTCGCCTTCGCCGGCACCCAGGGGAACTTCGAGCTCAACGCGATGCGTCCCGTCATCGTCAGCAACGTCCTGCACTCCGCGCGCATCCTGGGCGACGCCTGCACCACCCTGCGCGAGTTCTGCCTGGAGGGCGTCGAACTGGACCGGGCCCGGATCGAGGAGCACGTGGGGAGGTCGCTCATGCTGGTCACCGCCCTGTCCCCGGTCATCGGCTACGACAAGGCGTCCGCGATCGCTCACCGGGCCGCCGACGAGGGCACCACCCTGCGGGAGGCGGCCCTGGCCAGCGGTCACGTCGGCGCCGCCGAGTTCGACCGGGTCGTCGACCCCCGCCGCATGGTCGGGACGCCGTGA
- a CDS encoding nuclear transport factor 2 family protein, producing the protein MSETARCTKANEQLLQQYFEVMNDGGDFARFFSGDVAWVNTDSGQRFTGPAQVREYVVALHTTTYEARPEGRSLSVTDAHAYLEGEFVATAEASTPGLRVPFCLVYDLDGEAIREMRLYTSFAALAPLARSVVPATGPASGP; encoded by the coding sequence GTGTCCGAGACGGCACGGTGCACGAAGGCCAACGAGCAGTTGCTGCAGCAGTACTTCGAGGTGATGAACGACGGCGGGGACTTCGCGCGCTTCTTCAGCGGTGACGTCGCCTGGGTCAACACCGACAGCGGGCAGCGCTTCACCGGGCCGGCGCAGGTGCGCGAGTACGTCGTGGCCCTGCACACCACGACGTACGAGGCCCGACCGGAGGGCAGGTCCCTGTCCGTCACCGATGCCCACGCCTACCTCGAGGGTGAGTTCGTGGCGACGGCGGAGGCCAGCACACCGGGCCTGCGGGTGCCGTTCTGCCTGGTGTACGACCTCGACGGCGAGGCGATCCGCGAGATGCGCCTGTACACCTCGTTCGCCGCGCTGGCGCCCCTGGCGCGGTCGGTGGTGCCCGCGACGGGACCCGCGTCGGGGCCGTGA